The sequence AACTAATCTACTTTACTTAACTACTATATTAAAAATCTTACCTGGTACATGTATTTCTTTAATTATGTTTTTACCTTCTACATATTTACTGATAGATTCATCTTCTAAAGCTTTTGCTTTTATTTCTTCTTTAGAAGCTTCAGCTGGTACTGTAACTTTACCTCTAACCTTTCCGTTAATTTGTATAGGTACTTCAATCACAGCATCTACTGTCTTTTCTTCATCCCATTGTGGCCATGTTTGTTCATTTAACATTCCACCTAAATCTAATATTTGCCATAACTCTTCAGTGATATGTGGTGACACAGGATTTAATAGAATTAAGAAAGCCTTCATTTCTGCTTTGTTCACTTTACCTAAATCATAGAATTCATTAGTAAGTGACATTAAAGCTGATATAGCTGTATTGAACTTCATTTGTTCATAGTCTTCACTTACTTTCTTAATAGTCTTATGCATACTGCTTTCTAATTCTTTAGAGTATTTATCTCCATCTACTATGATACTTTGTAATCTCCATACACGGTCTAAGAATCTCTTACATCCTTTAACACCGTTTTGTGACCATGGTACACTCTTTTCAAAATCTCCTATAAACATCTCATACATTCTTAATGTATCTGCTCCAAACTCTTCAATAATATCGTCTGGATTTACTACATTGCCTCTTGATTTAGACATTTTCTCATTATTTTCTCCTAAAATCATACCATGGGAAGTTCTCTTTTGATATGGCTCAGGAGTATTTACTATGCCTAAATCGTATAAGAACTTATGCCAGAATCTTGAATAAAGCAAGTGTAATGTAGTATGCTCCATTCCTCCATTATACCAATCTACTGGCATCCAATATTCTAAAGCCTCTTTGCTAGCTAATTCATTGTCATTGTGTGGGTCAGTATATCTTAAGAAATACCATGATGAACCTGCCCACTGTGGCATAGTATCAGTTTCTCTTCTACCTTTACCACCACATTTAGGACAAGTTGTTTCTACCCATTCAGTTATGTTGGCAAGTGGTGATTCTCCTGTTTCTGTTGGCTCATAGCTTTCAACATCTGGCAATTCTACTGGTAATTCTTCCTCTGGTACTGGTACCCAACCACATTTTTCACAGTAAATTAAAGGTATAGGTTCTCCCCAGTATCTTTGACGTGAGAATACCCAATCTCTTAGTTTATAGTTTACTTTTCTCTTTCCTATTCCCTTTTCTTCTAACCAGTCACTAATCTTTTCTTTAGCTTCTTTTACTCTCATTCCATTTATGAAGTCTGAGTTAACTATTACACCGTCTCCTGTATCAGTGTATGCCTCCTCTTCTACATTTCCTCCTGATACAACTTCAATAATAGGTAAGCCAAACTTTTTAGCAAACTCCCAGTCCCTAGTATCATGTCCAGGTACAGCCATAATTGCACCTGTTCCGTAAGTCATTAATACATAGTCTGATATCCATACAGGGATTTCCTTACCATTAGCAGGGTTAATAGCTTTGATTCCCTTTATTTCTACTCCTGTTTTCTCTTTTACTAACTCAGTTCTTTCAAAGTCAGATTTCTTATTAGCCATTTCTCTATATTCTTCTATTTCATCAATATTAGTTATCTTATCCTTTAATTTGTTGATTAATGGATGTTCTGGAGCTATTACCATATAAGTTACTCCAAATAACGTATCAGGACGAGTAGTGAATACCTTTAGTGCTTCGTCTTCGCCATTAATCTTGAAGTCAATTTCCATACCCTCTGAACGACCAATCCAATTCTTTTGCTGAATTTTAACTCTGTCTATATAATCTACTAAATCTAAATCCTTTATTAACTTCTCTGCATATTCTGTAATCTTTAACATCCATTGATTCTTTTTCTTTTTAACAACTTCTCCACCACAACGTTCACATTTACCATTAACAACTTCTTCGTTGGCAAGTCCTACTTTACAATCTGTACACCAGTTTATAGGGAATTCCTTTTTATATGCTAATCCCTTTTCAAATAATTTTAAGAATATCCATTGTGTCCACTTATAATATGATGGGTCAGTTGTATTTACTTCCCTTGACCAGTCAAATGAGATACCTAAAGATTTCAATTGAGACTTAAATCTCGCAATATTTCTCTCAGTA comes from Caldisalinibacter kiritimatiensis and encodes:
- the leuS gene encoding leucine--tRNA ligase, which encodes MKEYNYKEIEQKWQQTWDENGTFYASDDKSKPKFYPLIEFPYPSGKGLHVGHPRPYTALDIVARKRRFEGYNVLYPIGWDAFGLPTENYAIKNKIHPAVVTERNIARFKSQLKSLGISFDWSREVNTTDPSYYKWTQWIFLKLFEKGLAYKKEFPINWCTDCKVGLANEEVVNGKCERCGGEVVKKKKNQWMLKITEYAEKLIKDLDLVDYIDRVKIQQKNWIGRSEGMEIDFKINGEDEALKVFTTRPDTLFGVTYMVIAPEHPLINKLKDKITNIDEIEEYREMANKKSDFERTELVKEKTGVEIKGIKAINPANGKEIPVWISDYVLMTYGTGAIMAVPGHDTRDWEFAKKFGLPIIEVVSGGNVEEEAYTDTGDGVIVNSDFINGMRVKEAKEKISDWLEEKGIGKRKVNYKLRDWVFSRQRYWGEPIPLIYCEKCGWVPVPEEELPVELPDVESYEPTETGESPLANITEWVETTCPKCGGKGRRETDTMPQWAGSSWYFLRYTDPHNDNELASKEALEYWMPVDWYNGGMEHTTLHLLYSRFWHKFLYDLGIVNTPEPYQKRTSHGMILGENNEKMSKSRGNVVNPDDIIEEFGADTLRMYEMFIGDFEKSVPWSQNGVKGCKRFLDRVWRLQSIIVDGDKYSKELESSMHKTIKKVSEDYEQMKFNTAISALMSLTNEFYDLGKVNKAEMKAFLILLNPVSPHITEELWQILDLGGMLNEQTWPQWDEEKTVDAVIEVPIQINGKVRGKVTVPAEASKEEIKAKALEDESISKYVEGKNIIKEIHVPGKIFNIVVK